Proteins from one Mesotoga infera genomic window:
- the pdo gene encoding protein disulfide oxidoreductase gives MENKLLPDNVTKQVKEVFSALEGPVKALFFRSEKKCDYCNTAEQLLNELSGINGKLTYEVFDVDSEMARKYEIELAPGIVLLTPDGDDKGVRFLGVPAGHEFGTLLQDIVTFSKGAKPELSKESLEKIEAIDKPVEIKVFVTTTCPYCPRAVLTAHHIAMANKNIKAYMIEANEFQEMSMKYGVSSVPQIVVNDRVTFVGAIPEGQYVEQVLKAL, from the coding sequence ATGGAGAATAAACTGCTGCCAGACAATGTCACCAAACAAGTGAAAGAGGTTTTTTCGGCGCTGGAAGGACCGGTTAAGGCGCTTTTTTTCAGGAGCGAGAAGAAATGCGATTACTGTAATACGGCCGAACAGCTTTTGAATGAGCTGTCTGGTATAAACGGCAAACTCACCTACGAAGTCTTCGACGTGGATTCCGAAATGGCACGCAAGTACGAGATCGAGCTGGCACCGGGCATAGTGCTCCTCACACCGGACGGAGACGACAAGGGAGTCAGGTTCCTGGGTGTACCGGCCGGCCACGAATTTGGGACGCTCCTGCAGGATATAGTGACCTTCTCCAAAGGCGCGAAACCCGAACTGTCGAAGGAGTCGCTCGAGAAGATAGAGGCCATTGACAAACCCGTGGAGATAAAGGTCTTCGTCACCACGACCTGCCCTTACTGCCCGAGGGCCGTATTGACGGCCCACCACATCGCCATGGCCAACAAGAACATCAAGGCTTACATGATCGAGGCCAACGAGTTCCAGGAGATGTCCATGAAGTATGGTGTTTCGTCGGTTCCACAGATAGTTGTCAACGACAGAGTCACCTTTGTCGGAGCCATACCCGAAGGTCAGTATGTGGAACAGGTATTGAAAGCGCTCTGA
- a CDS encoding SPFH domain-containing protein has product MVIVWLVLAAVIFIIAASGIKIIRPFEKGLVERLGKYRREGQPGLQFIIPFIERMIKVDLRETVIDVPPQEVITKDNVVVTVDAIIYYQITDAFRVVYNVSSFEIAAIKLAQTNLRNVIGEMELDQTLTSRERINVTLREVLDEATDKWGVKVTRVEIKKIDPPQDIMDAMSKQMKAERTKRAVILEAEGYKQSEITKAEGDKMSAILQAEGQSESIKRVAEANKFKLIAEAEGQADAIINVFKAIHAGDPTKDVIAIRYLDALKQIADGKANKVFLPYESSAMLSSIGSMAEIFREKSTSGERESTGEK; this is encoded by the coding sequence ATGGTAATAGTGTGGCTAGTACTCGCGGCAGTTATATTCATAATTGCGGCATCGGGTATAAAGATCATAAGACCCTTCGAAAAGGGTCTGGTAGAAAGGCTTGGAAAGTACCGTAGAGAAGGCCAACCGGGTCTGCAGTTCATAATTCCTTTCATCGAGAGGATGATAAAGGTCGATCTCCGCGAGACCGTGATAGACGTTCCGCCGCAGGAAGTCATAACCAAGGATAACGTAGTCGTGACGGTCGATGCAATCATTTATTACCAGATCACCGACGCCTTCAGGGTCGTTTACAACGTCTCCAGCTTCGAGATAGCCGCTATAAAACTGGCACAGACCAACCTCAGGAACGTCATAGGAGAGATGGAACTCGACCAGACGCTCACCTCGAGGGAAAGGATAAACGTAACCTTGAGAGAGGTACTCGACGAGGCAACCGACAAGTGGGGCGTCAAAGTCACGAGGGTAGAGATAAAAAAGATCGACCCGCCGCAGGATATCATGGACGCCATGTCCAAGCAGATGAAGGCCGAAAGAACTAAGAGAGCCGTGATTCTCGAGGCCGAGGGTTACAAACAGTCAGAGATAACCAAAGCCGAGGGCGACAAGATGTCGGCGATACTCCAGGCCGAGGGCCAGAGCGAGTCGATCAAGAGAGTGGCCGAGGCCAACAAATTCAAATTGATAGCCGAAGCCGAAGGTCAGGCCGACGCCATAATCAACGTATTCAAAGCGATCCATGCCGGCGATCCTACAAAGGATGTAATCGCCATTCGCTACCTCGACGCCCTTAAGCAGATCGCCGACGGAAAGGCCAACAAAGTCTTCCTGCCTTACGAAAGCAGCGCCATGTTGAGCTCTATCGGTTCTATGGCCGAAATTTTCAGGGAAAAGTCAACCTCCGGGGAACGGGAGAGTACCGGCGAGAAGTGA
- a CDS encoding NfeD family protein encodes MGYIGWMIFGLVLLVVEILTPTFFFLWFSIGAFLAGITAMFTTNLGWQIIVFALSSTLLVLLTRPIAKKLSKNDSPKKMYIDGLVGSTGRVVVEINPSLDRGLVRIEGEDWRASSIDGGTIPVDTPVRVVRLEGTTVLVERKTQE; translated from the coding sequence ATGGGTTACATAGGTTGGATGATATTTGGTTTGGTTCTACTGGTAGTGGAGATACTGACCCCGACGTTCTTTTTCCTGTGGTTCTCCATAGGAGCCTTTCTGGCCGGCATCACGGCGATGTTCACCACCAACCTCGGCTGGCAGATAATCGTCTTCGCCTTGAGCAGCACGTTACTGGTGTTGCTCACCAGACCGATAGCGAAAAAGCTCTCGAAGAACGATTCCCCGAAAAAGATGTACATCGACGGGCTTGTGGGATCTACTGGAAGAGTTGTGGTGGAGATTAACCCCTCTCTGGACAGGGGTCTGGTGAGGATCGAGGGAGAAGACTGGAGGGCCAGCTCGATCGACGGCGGAACGATTCCCGTTGACACACCGGTGAGAGTAGTGAGGCTCGAAGGAACCACAGTACTCGTGGAAAGAAAAACACAAGAGTAG
- a CDS encoding MBL fold metallo-hydrolase produces the protein MEFQIFSKALYSTWILYRPERILFDSGEGISTILGNSVYAIKDVFVTHGHVDHIAGLWGLINTRNTAMGDRDKPLRINYPAGNRAIEAFLDFIVSMNPRLRYDMILNPLDDGNEVFLRTAGSFKRSVRPFRVKHTAGEISCGYHIYEERRKLKEELSGLTSNEIASIVREKGRDAITDIYTQKIVTISGDTFALPPEIISNSETLLHECTFLQEKDRRNQNHSSVEEVIDSVKHSEGIKRLILYHISGRYTSRMKKWHSFVQKELEDTGVEVYVVHPEHVFTL, from the coding sequence TTGGAGTTTCAGATCTTCTCGAAAGCGCTGTACTCTACATGGATTCTCTACAGACCGGAAAGGATTCTCTTCGATTCGGGCGAGGGTATCTCCACCATACTTGGAAACAGCGTTTACGCCATAAAAGACGTGTTCGTGACCCATGGACATGTCGATCACATCGCGGGACTCTGGGGCCTTATCAACACACGGAACACCGCCATGGGCGACAGGGACAAACCCCTCAGAATAAATTACCCGGCCGGAAACAGGGCGATCGAGGCCTTTTTGGATTTCATAGTTAGCATGAATCCGAGGTTGAGGTACGACATGATCCTGAACCCTCTGGACGACGGAAACGAGGTATTTCTGAGAACGGCCGGCAGTTTTAAAAGATCGGTCAGACCTTTCAGGGTAAAGCACACGGCCGGGGAGATCAGTTGCGGCTACCACATTTACGAAGAGAGACGCAAGCTGAAGGAAGAGCTCTCCGGTCTGACATCGAACGAAATAGCCTCGATAGTTCGTGAAAAGGGCAGGGATGCCATAACGGACATCTATACCCAGAAGATAGTGACGATAAGCGGCGACACTTTCGCCCTTCCTCCAGAGATAATAAGCAACTCCGAAACGCTTTTGCACGAGTGCACTTTTCTTCAGGAGAAAGACAGACGGAACCAGAACCATTCAAGCGTCGAAGAGGTCATAGATAGTGTGAAGCACAGTGAGGGAATAAAGAGACTGATATTGTATCATATATCGGGAAGGTATACTTCCAGAATGAAGAAATGGCATTCCTTCGTCCAGAAGGAACTCGAAGATACGGGAGTGGAAGTGTACGTAGTTCACCCAGAGCACGTTTTCACATTGTGA
- the rplI gene encoding 50S ribosomal protein L9: MKVILLKDVQNVGKAGEVKTVSDGYGRNFLIPRGLAIEATQGELAKLNSEKKKKEEKEDRIKKASEELLSTLQKHHFIIKAKSGASGKLFGAVTSADIASHIKNVLGLEIDRRHIDLAENIKQTGEYKVDIKLPGSVRGQIAIRVESLEEN, encoded by the coding sequence ATGAAGGTCATACTGCTGAAGGATGTTCAGAACGTTGGAAAGGCCGGCGAAGTGAAAACCGTTTCCGACGGTTATGGCAGGAACTTCCTGATTCCCAGGGGTCTGGCGATCGAAGCCACTCAGGGCGAGCTGGCCAAGTTAAACTCCGAAAAGAAGAAAAAAGAGGAAAAAGAAGACAGGATAAAGAAGGCGAGCGAGGAATTGCTCAGCACCCTCCAGAAACACCACTTCATAATAAAGGCGAAATCCGGCGCAAGCGGAAAGCTTTTCGGCGCGGTGACTTCGGCCGATATAGCCTCCCACATAAAGAACGTTCTCGGGCTGGAGATCGATAGACGACATATAGATCTGGCCGAGAACATCAAGCAGACGGGCGAGTACAAAGTTGACATAAAGCTTCCCGGAAGTGTCAGGGGACAGATAGCGATTCGTGTAGAGAGCCTGGAGGAGAACTGA
- the rpsR gene encoding 30S ribosomal protein S18 produces MVRDNRRRMRSKKKCRLCGSKTTYIDYKNLSLLREYVTEKGKIIPKRITGSCAKHQRMVKEAIQRARFMALLPYTKE; encoded by the coding sequence ATGGTAAGAGACAATAGGAGAAGAATGAGAAGCAAGAAGAAGTGCAGACTCTGCGGCTCGAAGACCACCTACATAGATTACAAGAATTTATCCCTTCTGCGCGAGTACGTGACTGAAAAGGGCAAGATAATACCCAAGAGGATCACGGGCAGTTGCGCGAAGCATCAAAGGATGGTCAAGGAAGCCATACAACGTGCCAGGTTCATGGCTTTGCTTCCTTACACCAAAGAATAA
- a CDS encoding single-stranded DNA-binding protein: protein MSISYNHVVLIGRLTRDPEIKFAASGTQIATFSLAVDRNIPSSGNDNTDFIRIVAFGKTAEFIANYLTKGRLILVEGSLRINKWKTQEGESRSNAEVVASNVRFMETKAQAVSTGGFEKAPQEDSVVGSTGNDDITFFGSESEDTGDDIPF from the coding sequence ATGTCTATCAGCTACAATCATGTCGTTCTTATCGGCAGGCTAACACGGGATCCCGAAATCAAATTTGCCGCCAGCGGCACTCAGATCGCGACCTTTTCCCTCGCGGTAGATAGAAATATACCCTCTTCCGGTAACGACAACACCGATTTCATAAGGATAGTCGCCTTCGGCAAGACGGCCGAGTTCATCGCCAACTACCTGACCAAGGGACGGCTCATCCTCGTGGAAGGCTCGTTGAGAATAAACAAGTGGAAGACACAGGAAGGCGAGTCGCGTTCGAATGCCGAGGTAGTGGCCTCGAATGTCCGTTTCATGGAAACTAAGGCCCAGGCCGTTTCGACCGGGGGATTTGAGAAGGCTCCGCAGGAGGACAGCGTGGTTGGAAGCACCGGAAACGATGATATTACTTTTTTTGGCAGTGAATCTGAAGATACGGGCGACGATATCCCGTTTTGA
- the rpsF gene encoding 30S ribosomal protein S6, producing MIRIYETMFIVSPRLDEESRNSMAEKVRDYIVERVGGTIEKFDRWGIRKLAYRVTKGFSEGDYTVIQFKADSESVDILEKFYGITPEIFRWQTFRREDLEKAEKKALLKKGTSEEELPEGQTDTNTVESTVVEGSEAVSEETVETVETEE from the coding sequence ATGATAAGGATCTACGAAACAATGTTCATCGTCTCACCTAGGCTCGATGAGGAAAGCAGAAATTCGATGGCCGAAAAGGTGAGAGACTACATCGTCGAACGTGTGGGCGGTACAATCGAGAAGTTCGACAGATGGGGTATCAGGAAGCTGGCTTACAGGGTAACAAAAGGCTTTTCCGAAGGAGATTATACCGTTATTCAGTTCAAGGCCGATTCGGAGAGTGTGGATATCCTCGAGAAGTTCTACGGAATCACGCCGGAGATCTTCAGATGGCAGACTTTCAGAAGAGAAGATCTAGAGAAGGCCGAAAAGAAGGCCCTTCTAAAGAAAGGGACCTCCGAAGAAGAGCTTCCGGAAGGACAGACCGATACAAATACGGTAGAGTCCACGGTGGTTGAAGGTTCTGAAGCGGTAAGTGAAGAGACCGTAGAAACTGTGGAAACGGAGGAATAA
- a CDS encoding flavodoxin domain-containing protein, giving the protein MSTVIIFASKSGTAEKCSKMLSEKLPGEVKVIDIGKNPNPDFSDYDNVIIGASVRAGQIQKAIKEFVGKNLDSLKSKSVGVFLCMGGDRSQFDEYLKQNFPGEFLDACKAKGFFGGEFNMERLGFFSRTIVKALSKGKPIPKLFEENIQAFADSFKK; this is encoded by the coding sequence ATGAGTACAGTCATAATTTTTGCCAGCAAAAGCGGAACTGCGGAAAAGTGTTCCAAAATGCTCTCAGAAAAACTGCCCGGAGAAGTGAAAGTGATCGATATCGGGAAAAATCCAAACCCCGATTTTTCCGATTACGACAACGTCATAATCGGAGCCTCTGTCAGGGCAGGACAGATACAGAAGGCGATCAAAGAATTCGTCGGCAAAAACCTCGACTCTCTCAAGTCGAAAAGCGTTGGTGTCTTTCTCTGCATGGGCGGCGACAGATCGCAGTTCGATGAGTACCTGAAGCAGAACTTTCCGGGCGAGTTTCTTGATGCGTGCAAGGCAAAAGGCTTTTTCGGCGGAGAGTTCAACATGGAACGCCTCGGCTTCTTTTCCAGGACTATTGTCAAGGCCCTCTCGAAGGGAAAGCCGATCCCGAAGCTTTTCGAGGAAAATATTCAGGCATTCGCCGATTCCTTCAAAAAGTGA
- a CDS encoding TetR/AcrR family transcriptional regulator: MKGSDIRRERNREYFIKAARRIIEEGGIKALNIRKVSELAGYSPASVYNYFGSMDGLIGAVKDSYALDAMEYISARLTDNMTPLERLENSYRYFAEYFLDRPEIFKLIFMSGSWKGLDQENTPNFTEMARQRMDLFHSVMKNHNVGEAVLARVENILSSMLFGNLYFRNFGLMEVDRETILENVSGNVSFVMDILGGSK; encoded by the coding sequence GTGAAGGGAAGTGATATCCGTCGCGAAAGAAACAGGGAGTATTTTATAAAGGCGGCACGCCGGATAATTGAAGAGGGCGGAATCAAGGCCCTTAATATCAGGAAAGTCAGCGAGCTGGCGGGATACTCTCCGGCCTCGGTTTACAATTACTTCGGGAGTATGGACGGTCTGATCGGTGCAGTAAAGGACAGTTACGCCTTGGACGCTATGGAATACATAAGCGCCCGCCTGACCGATAATATGACTCCCCTGGAAAGGCTGGAAAACAGCTACCGATATTTCGCGGAATACTTTCTAGATAGACCGGAGATCTTCAAACTGATTTTCATGAGCGGATCTTGGAAAGGGCTCGATCAGGAGAACACACCCAATTTCACCGAAATGGCACGACAGAGAATGGACCTCTTTCATTCGGTGATGAAAAACCACAACGTGGGGGAAGCGGTTCTCGCCAGAGTCGAGAATATACTCTCTTCGATGCTGTTTGGCAACCTGTATTTTCGTAACTTCGGTCTGATGGAGGTTGATCGAGAGACCATTCTTGAAAATGTATCGGGGAACGTATCTTTCGTTATGGACATTCTGGGAGGAAGTAAATGA
- a CDS encoding FMN-binding protein, whose amino-acid sequence MRKSKLLIRILAVIAVIVAVAIVVFVTVIIPKLEEGLKVLDTIEFGSLDLASINDGNYEGSYSAGIVKATVRVKVENHTITDIDILKHDNGKGKAAEAITSDVIKNQSVQVDVVTGATYSSKVILKAIENALTSSRQ is encoded by the coding sequence ATGAGAAAAAGCAAATTGCTGATCAGGATACTGGCGGTTATTGCAGTGATTGTAGCGGTGGCGATCGTCGTGTTCGTGACAGTGATAATTCCAAAACTCGAGGAAGGTCTCAAGGTGCTGGATACCATCGAGTTTGGCAGCCTAGATCTGGCATCTATAAATGATGGAAATTACGAGGGTAGCTACAGTGCCGGAATCGTAAAGGCCACCGTGAGGGTGAAAGTCGAAAATCACACCATAACTGATATAGATATCCTCAAACATGACAACGGGAAGGGAAAGGCGGCCGAAGCGATAACTTCGGATGTAATAAAGAACCAGTCGGTTCAGGTAGATGTTGTAACCGGCGCGACTTACAGCAGCAAAGTTATATTGAAGGCTATCGAAAACGCCCTGACCTCTTCCCGCCAGTAA
- a CDS encoding class I SAM-dependent methyltransferase has translation MSRNDKAFPFDQIAQTYAQFRYPNEKLIEHIFKRVRYANNILEVGCGPADYLSILSELLNARGYGFDISQNMIKEARQKNPSLELIVGDAQEPFPYGDNSFDFVFNINLVHYLSELDTLFRESYRVLTYDGNVLTVTDSCQDIEDRTLTHYFPEVLEIDRKRYPGNSAIMNAMKRAGFEGIYTTKVKTNFEFKNQHYEQYREKAYSALRLISDEAFERGMKRIENDMAGGLVIGKKSYTQIWGIKVERREFDLPTIFSTGYRNEGNNSF, from the coding sequence ATGAGCAGAAACGACAAGGCTTTTCCGTTCGACCAGATTGCGCAGACTTATGCGCAATTCAGATACCCCAACGAAAAATTGATCGAGCATATCTTCAAAAGAGTACGTTACGCCAATAACATTCTCGAAGTGGGATGCGGGCCTGCAGATTATCTTTCGATACTTTCCGAGCTTCTCAATGCCCGCGGCTACGGTTTCGACATAAGTCAAAACATGATAAAAGAAGCGAGACAAAAGAACCCTAGCCTTGAACTGATCGTCGGCGATGCTCAGGAACCTTTCCCATACGGGGACAACAGTTTCGACTTCGTCTTCAATATTAACCTGGTTCACTACCTCTCCGAACTGGACACCCTTTTCAGGGAGAGTTACAGAGTCCTGACGTACGACGGTAACGTTCTAACCGTCACCGATTCCTGCCAGGATATCGAGGACAGAACACTGACACATTATTTTCCGGAGGTTCTGGAGATTGACAGAAAGAGATACCCGGGCAACTCGGCCATAATGAACGCCATGAAACGGGCAGGCTTCGAAGGGATCTACACGACAAAGGTCAAGACCAATTTCGAGTTCAAGAACCAGCATTACGAACAGTACAGAGAAAAGGCTTACTCCGCCCTCAGACTAATTTCCGACGAGGCTTTCGAGAGGGGCATGAAGAGAATCGAGAACGATATGGCCGGAGGGCTCGTGATCGGTAAGAAAAGCTACACGCAAATCTGGGGCATAAAGGTCGAGAGAAGGGAGTTCGATCTTCCTACGATCTTCTCGACTGGTTATCGCAACGAAGGAAACAACTCATTTTGA
- the rapZ gene encoding RNase adapter RapZ yields MSSNIVIITGMSGAGKSSAIDVLEDFGFFCMDNVPPAMIEQLVGMIEEHSVEKSAFVIDIRTAKKFGGMEKLRNSLLALKERGINILSIFLDADDDVLYYRYQKTRRAHPLQQEQELEKAIQKERSIMNQLKGSCDYTLDTSTMDMKEMKEAIISIIHNRGYKLPPMRVEIESFSYNQGIPHDANLIFDVRFLPNPYYYENLAELTGMDREVQEYLETFPGMEKYFQAVLNLCKMTIEGFAGSGRNSVKIAVGCTGGRHRSVYIAERLYKALKSPDLKLSIDHREQKKHRNGSEI; encoded by the coding sequence ATGTCTTCAAACATAGTTATCATTACCGGCATGTCGGGCGCCGGCAAGTCTTCGGCCATAGACGTGCTGGAGGATTTCGGCTTCTTCTGCATGGACAACGTTCCCCCGGCAATGATCGAGCAACTCGTAGGTATGATAGAAGAGCACTCGGTCGAAAAAAGCGCCTTCGTTATAGATATAAGGACGGCAAAAAAATTCGGGGGTATGGAGAAGCTTCGTAATAGTCTGCTGGCGCTGAAAGAAAGGGGGATCAACATACTATCGATCTTTCTCGACGCCGATGATGACGTACTGTATTACCGTTACCAGAAAACCAGGAGAGCCCATCCTCTCCAGCAGGAACAGGAGCTGGAAAAGGCTATACAAAAAGAGCGGAGTATAATGAATCAATTGAAAGGTAGTTGTGACTATACTCTTGACACCTCAACTATGGACATGAAAGAGATGAAGGAAGCCATAATCTCCATCATCCACAACCGCGGTTACAAATTGCCGCCTATGAGAGTCGAAATCGAAAGCTTCTCTTACAACCAGGGCATACCACACGATGCAAACCTCATCTTCGATGTGAGGTTCCTTCCCAACCCCTACTACTATGAAAACCTCGCAGAGCTTACTGGAATGGACAGGGAGGTCCAGGAATATCTGGAAACTTTTCCGGGAATGGAAAAGTACTTCCAGGCAGTCCTCAACCTCTGCAAAATGACCATTGAAGGTTTCGCAGGAAGCGGGAGGAACTCGGTCAAAATAGCGGTGGGCTGCACCGGTGGCCGCCACAGATCGGTATATATAGCCGAAAGACTCTACAAGGCTTTGAAATCGCCGGACCTGAAACTCTCGATAGACCACAGAGAACAGAAAAAACACCGGAACGGCAGCGAGATTTGA
- the ltrA gene encoding group II intron reverse transcriptase/maturase, whose amino-acid sequence MKYYSLIDKVYSKKNLLKAYHRVNSNRGAPGIDGVTVKSFGEKLLEEIERLSEEIKSGEYMPMPLRRVEIPKADGKTRQLGIPTVRDRVVQQSLKEILEPIFEERFHPSSYGYRKGRNAWQAVEKAKAFASKYGLCNVVELDLSKCFDTLDHEKIIDSVAERVSDGKILKLIRAMLKSGVMEDGVWKATETGSPQGGVISPLLANIYLDEFDQKMKARGIRIVRYADDILIFSKTQEEAREFLAIAINILEIDMKLKVNRNKTRITTLEEGFHFLGFEIKGERVGIEKSRLKRFKGKVKGLTRRNQSTPVKEIVKELNPLLRGFASYFRIVDLQSTLRGLLSWIRRRLRAIILHQWKSTKKLNRVLRRAGWEEKVNLRMNKWRSSHTKAVNYAIPNRFFEEMNLFDMTSYYHPLSKYPILDP is encoded by the coding sequence ATGAAGTATTACAGTCTAATCGACAAAGTCTATTCGAAGAAGAACCTATTGAAAGCCTATCACAGGGTAAACTCCAACAGAGGAGCTCCTGGGATAGACGGAGTAACCGTAAAATCATTCGGGGAGAAACTCCTTGAAGAAATCGAGAGATTATCCGAAGAAATCAAGAGCGGTGAGTACATGCCCATGCCACTCAGGAGAGTAGAAATCCCAAAAGCAGATGGTAAAACAAGGCAATTGGGAATACCTACTGTGAGAGACAGGGTGGTACAACAATCTCTCAAGGAGATACTGGAACCTATATTCGAGGAAAGATTCCATCCCTCCAGTTACGGTTACAGAAAGGGAAGAAATGCCTGGCAGGCGGTGGAGAAGGCGAAAGCTTTTGCATCCAAATACGGTCTGTGCAATGTAGTGGAACTTGACCTGAGCAAATGTTTCGACACTCTGGATCATGAGAAGATAATAGACTCCGTAGCAGAGAGAGTGAGTGATGGAAAGATACTCAAACTCATACGCGCAATGCTGAAGAGCGGAGTAATGGAAGATGGAGTCTGGAAGGCAACAGAAACTGGCAGTCCACAGGGTGGTGTAATAAGTCCCCTGCTGGCGAACATCTACCTGGACGAGTTCGACCAGAAGATGAAAGCCAGAGGAATAAGGATAGTCAGATATGCAGACGACATATTAATCTTCTCGAAAACCCAGGAAGAAGCCCGAGAGTTTCTGGCAATCGCGATCAACATACTGGAGATTGACATGAAGCTCAAGGTCAACAGAAACAAGACGAGAATCACAACACTGGAGGAGGGCTTTCACTTTCTTGGCTTCGAAATAAAAGGCGAGAGAGTTGGGATAGAGAAATCCAGATTGAAAAGGTTCAAGGGAAAGGTCAAGGGACTTACAAGAAGGAACCAGAGCACACCGGTAAAGGAAATAGTGAAAGAGCTAAATCCACTGTTGAGAGGATTTGCCAGCTATTTCAGGATAGTAGACTTACAATCTACCTTGAGAGGGCTTTTGAGCTGGATAAGGAGAAGGCTTAGAGCCATCATACTACACCAGTGGAAGAGCACAAAGAAACTGAACAGAGTCCTTAGAAGGGCTGGATGGGAAGAGAAAGTCAATTTGAGAATGAACAAATGGCGCTCTTCTCACACAAAAGCAGTCAATTACGCCATTCCCAACAGGTTCTTTGAAGAGATGAACTTATTCGATATGACATCGTACTATCATCCCCTGTCGAAGTATCCGATACTCGATCCATGA